The genomic DNA CCCATACATGATTGCTTTTGTTGATGAGCAGCCCCCGGAGCAAATAAGGATAGACCTTATGCCCAGGGTGCTTCAGGCTGGTGCCGGGTTTGTGCGGTACAGCGCTGCACCCCCCATGCGCCCCATTAGCGAGCCAACATGCTTACGGCCTACGCTGAATCCGGCTCGAACCAATTGGTCCCGAAGCATCCGGGCGCCCATGAACGGATGCTCGAGATGCAATTCGTCGATGCGGCGCATGAGCGATAGGTCTTCGGAACTCACCGGCCGAGGCTGATAATACACGCTGCCACGGCTTACCCCGACCAGTTTGGCCTGCCTCGTAATGGAAACCTCGTGCTTGCGGTCGATCATCGCTTTGCGCTCAGCAATCCCACCTTGCTGAGTGCGCTTTCTAAAAAATCGTTCTCCAGCGTCAGTTGGCCGATCTTGGCATGGAGAACTTTCAAGTCCACCTGGGGTGCGCTACAGGGCAATCGCATGAAATTTTAGGTCACGAGCAATTTCATCAGGTAGTCATTATCCCACCCGGCTCGTTTCCTACTGGCTTTGACTCCGGTTTTTCGC from Spartobacteria bacterium includes the following:
- a CDS encoding transposase, with amino-acid sequence MIDRKHEVSITRQAKLVGVSRGSVYYQPRPVSSEDLSLMRRIDELHLEHPFMGARMLRDQLVRAGFSVGRKHVGSLMGRMGGAALYRTNPAPA